The window CTGACCGCCGCGCGGCGCTGTTATCAGAAGCGCGGCTTCACGCTGACCTCGAGCGAAAACAAGATGAGCTTCGGGCAGAACGTTGTCGCGGAGTTCTGGGACAAGACGTTATGAAGCCGGGATCGCCAGAGCATCGGTCGCTGGCGATCGTCATTCATACATCGAACGCCAAACGACTGCGCGATCTGGCGCGCCGCCAGTTGCTGTTGCGGTGGGTGGCCGCGCTCGGGCGCTATGCCGTCGCGCCTTTTGCCTTCGGCCTTCGCATATGCTCATCGAGCCGCGGCAGGATTTCCACGAAGTTGCACGGCCGGTAGCGGTAGTCGAGCTGGTGAACGAGGATGTCATCCCAGGCGTCCTTGCAGGCACCGGGCGAGCCAGGCAGGCAGAAGACATAGGTTGAATTGGCGACACCGGCGGTAGCGCGGGTCTGGATCGCCGAGGTGCCGATCTTCGGGTAGCTCACCATCGTGAACAAGGTCGAGAAGCCGTCCATGCGCTTCTCGAACAGCGGCTCGACCGCTTCCGGCGTCACATCGCGGCCGGTAAAGCCGGTGCCGCCGGTCGAGATCACCACGTCGATGAACTTGTCCTCGATCCAGGCCTTCACCTTGCCGCGGATCGCATCGACCTCGTCCTTCACGATCGAGCGTTCGGCGAGCACATGCCCGGCGGCGCGGATGCGCTCGACCAGCGTGTTGCCGGATTTGTCGTCGGCCAGTTCGCGCGTGTCGGACACGGTCAGCACCGCGATCTTCAGCGGCACGAACTGCTTGGATTCATCGATACCGGGCATATTCATTCTCCGTCATTCCGGGGCATGCGCCATAAGCGCATGTTTTAAGCGCATCATTGACGCGCTACGGCGCATGAACCCGGCATCCAGCCTCTTGCTCTTGAAACCTTATCTGGATTCCGGGTCCGCGCCGGCGGCGCGTCCCGGAATGACCGATCATCAAAGCTGCGTATTCGCCGCGAACGTGTTGCACGCCGACACCTTGCCGGCCTTGAAGCCGGTCGTGAACCAGCGCTGGCGCTGGGCCGAGGTGCCATGTGTGAACGAGTCCGGCACGACATAGCCGCGCGCCTGCTTCTGCAGGCGATCGTCGCCGATCGCCGCCGCGGTCTGCAGCGCCGCCTCGATGTCGCCGGGCTCGATCGAATTCCAGCGCTGGTTCGACTGGTTGGCCCAGATACCGGCAAAACAATCGGCCTGCAGTTCGACGCGGACCTGAATACGGTTTGCCGCCGCACGATCGCCGGCGGCCTGCTGCGCCTCGCGCGCTTTCGGCAGAATGCCGAGCAGGTTCTGCACATGATGACCGACCTCATGCGCAATCACGTAGG of the Undibacter mobilis genome contains:
- the moaB gene encoding molybdenum cofactor biosynthesis protein B, whose product is MPGIDESKQFVPLKIAVLTVSDTRELADDKSGNTLVERIRAAGHVLAERSIVKDEVDAIRGKVKAWIEDKFIDVVISTGGTGFTGRDVTPEAVEPLFEKRMDGFSTLFTMVSYPKIGTSAIQTRATAGVANSTYVFCLPGSPGACKDAWDDILVHQLDYRYRPCNFVEILPRLDEHMRRPKAKGATA